A portion of the Acidimicrobiales bacterium genome contains these proteins:
- a CDS encoding sugar ABC transporter ATP-binding protein gives MSDPAATSPLLEVRGLVKHYPGVRALDGVDFTVAAGQVHCLVGQNGAGKSTLIKCIAGLVTPTAGQILVEGAPLPLGDPATALARGVATIYQELDLVDDLTVADNLFLGHELRRGPLLDRRVARRRTTQVLERLGHPEIPPRRLVGSLPPAAKQLVSIARALTRDARLLIMDEPSAVLGRHEVETLFTVIRRLAAEGVGVVYISHRLEEVGGIGDTITVLRDGRTVASDLPASTTRADLVAAMVGRQFADVFPERDATRTLGPVVLRVEGLSRPPAVHGVSFEVREGEILGIGGLVGAGRTELLRLVAGMDHPTGGTVTVGDRLLPPGRPDVATRAGVGLAPEERKAQGLWPGWDLVRNVSVADLRRFRHRGLLDRRTERREAQRHLRDLQTSPDDPDRLVGELSGGNQQKVVLARWLLRQCRVLLLDEPTRGVDVGAKAEIYRVVQTLAAAGLAVVVVSSELAELVGLCDRILVMADGRATATLDAASATEADLLQHALPLTEEAAAP, from the coding sequence ATGAGCGACCCGGCCGCCACCTCGCCGCTGCTGGAGGTCCGGGGTCTGGTGAAGCACTACCCCGGCGTGCGGGCGCTCGACGGCGTCGACTTCACCGTCGCTGCCGGCCAGGTGCACTGCCTCGTCGGCCAGAACGGCGCCGGCAAGTCCACGCTCATCAAGTGCATCGCCGGCCTGGTCACGCCGACCGCCGGCCAGATCCTCGTCGAGGGCGCTCCCCTGCCGCTCGGCGACCCGGCCACGGCCCTCGCCCGGGGCGTGGCCACCATCTACCAGGAGCTCGACCTCGTCGACGACCTGACCGTGGCCGACAACCTCTTCCTCGGCCACGAGCTGCGGCGGGGGCCGCTGCTCGACCGGCGGGTCGCCCGGCGCCGGACCACCCAGGTGCTGGAGCGCCTCGGCCACCCCGAGATCCCGCCCCGCCGCCTCGTCGGCAGCCTGCCGCCGGCCGCCAAGCAGCTCGTGTCGATCGCCCGGGCGCTCACCCGCGACGCCCGGCTCCTGATCATGGACGAGCCCTCCGCGGTGCTCGGCCGCCACGAGGTGGAGACGCTGTTCACGGTCATCCGGCGGCTCGCCGCCGAGGGCGTGGGCGTCGTCTACATCTCGCACCGGCTGGAGGAGGTCGGCGGCATCGGCGACACCATCACCGTGCTGCGCGACGGGCGCACGGTGGCATCCGATCTACCGGCGTCGACGACGCGGGCCGACCTGGTCGCCGCCATGGTCGGCCGGCAGTTCGCCGACGTGTTCCCCGAGCGCGACGCCACCCGCACGTTGGGCCCGGTCGTCCTCCGGGTGGAGGGCCTGTCCCGCCCGCCGGCCGTCCACGGCGTGTCGTTCGAGGTGCGCGAGGGCGAGATCCTCGGCATCGGCGGCCTGGTCGGCGCCGGGCGCACCGAGCTGCTGCGGCTGGTCGCCGGCATGGACCACCCCACCGGCGGCACCGTCACCGTCGGCGACCGTCTCCTGCCCCCGGGGCGGCCCGACGTCGCCACCCGCGCCGGCGTCGGCCTGGCGCCCGAGGAGCGCAAGGCCCAGGGCCTGTGGCCCGGGTGGGACCTGGTGCGCAACGTGTCGGTCGCCGACCTGCGCCGTTTCCGCCACCGCGGCCTGCTCGACCGCCGCACCGAGCGCCGCGAGGCCCAGCGCCACCTGCGCGACCTCCAGACCAGCCCCGACGACCCCGACCGGCTGGTCGGCGAGCTGTCGGGCGGCAACCAGCAGAAGGTCGTGCTGGCCCGCTGGCTGCTGCGCCAGTGCCGGGTCCTGCTCCTCGACGAGCCCACCCGCGGCGTCGACGTCGGCGCCAAGGCCGAGATCTACCGGGTCGTCCAGACCCTGGCCGCGGCGGGCCTGGCCGTGGTCGTCG
- a CDS encoding ROK family transcriptional regulator: MAPRPTTSSHTLTPGVLFQLVREGQAVSRADLARLTGLARSTVSHRVDALLRLGLLVEQGGGTSTGGRPPTRLAFDAASGVVLCADLGATHCRVALSDLECTVLAEHPAEMNIASGPDVVLAWLQDRFAELLAETGRTAADVRGIGIGVPGPVEFAAGRSVSPPIMPGWDGVPIPAAFADTYPGVPVLVDNDVNVMALGEYWANWRQRIDDLLFVKVATGIGCGIVAGGAIHRGADGTAGDLGHVQIPDAGDVVCRCGNVGCVEAVASGGALAQQLQAQGIEAADTRDVVALVRAGNQQALTLVRQAGRLVGEVLAGAVNFFNPSVIVIGGDLAQAHEQFFAGVREVVYRRSTALATQHLEVAHTRLDDRAGVVGCAVTVVEQVLSAAAIDASLAPPSEEASA; the protein is encoded by the coding sequence ATGGCGCCGCGCCCGACGACCAGCTCGCACACCCTCACGCCGGGCGTCCTGTTCCAGCTCGTGCGCGAGGGCCAGGCTGTCAGCCGCGCCGACCTGGCCCGGCTGACGGGCCTCGCCCGGTCGACCGTGTCACACCGCGTCGACGCTCTCCTGCGCCTCGGCCTGCTGGTCGAGCAGGGTGGCGGCACGTCGACCGGGGGCCGACCGCCCACCCGGCTCGCCTTCGACGCCGCCAGCGGCGTGGTCCTCTGCGCCGACCTCGGCGCCACCCACTGCCGCGTCGCCCTCAGCGACCTGGAGTGCACGGTGCTCGCCGAACACCCGGCCGAGATGAACATCGCCAGCGGCCCCGACGTGGTGCTCGCCTGGCTCCAGGACCGCTTCGCCGAGCTGCTCGCCGAGACCGGCCGCACCGCCGCCGACGTGCGCGGCATCGGCATCGGTGTGCCCGGCCCGGTCGAGTTCGCCGCCGGCCGCTCGGTCAGCCCGCCGATCATGCCCGGCTGGGACGGCGTACCCATCCCCGCGGCGTTCGCCGACACCTACCCCGGCGTGCCCGTGCTGGTCGACAACGACGTCAACGTGATGGCGCTCGGCGAGTACTGGGCCAACTGGCGCCAGCGCATCGACGACCTGCTGTTCGTGAAGGTCGCCACCGGCATCGGCTGCGGCATCGTCGCCGGCGGAGCGATCCACCGGGGCGCCGACGGCACCGCCGGCGACCTCGGCCACGTGCAGATCCCCGACGCCGGCGACGTGGTGTGCCGCTGCGGCAACGTCGGCTGCGTCGAGGCCGTGGCCAGCGGCGGGGCGCTCGCCCAGCAGCTCCAGGCCCAGGGCATCGAGGCCGCCGACACCCGCGACGTCGTCGCCCTCGTCCGGGCCGGCAACCAGCAGGCCCTCACCCTCGTGCGCCAGGCCGGGCGGCTGGTCGGCGAGGTGCTGGCCGGCGCGGTCAACTTCTTCAACCCGTCGGTGATCGTCATCGGCGGCGACCTGGCCCAGGCCCACGAGCAGTTCTTCGCCGGCGTGCGCGAGGTCGTCTACCGCCGCTCCACCGCCCTCGCGACCCAGCACCTGGAGGTGGCCCACACCCGGCTCGACGACCGGGCCGGCGTCGTCGGCTGCGCCGTCACCGTGGTCGAGCAGGTGCTCAGCGCCGCCGCCATCGACGCCTCCCTCGCCCCACCCAGCGAGGAGGCCAGCGCATGA